The Lewinella sp. 4G2 nucleotide sequence CGTAGGGGCGGTCTTCTAGGTTGAATACCTCGATTCCGTCCACCACCGCGTGCTCGGTTTCGATGATGTGGAAGATGGTATTGTACTGGGCCGTGCTCTCAATTTTAGCGCCCCATTGGTTAATGGATTTTACCACGGTTGGCTTTTCCGCCGTCGCGATTTTGCCGCGCAATTCCACGCCATTCTCCTGGTAGAGACCGTCGTCGATGTAGAGTGTATCGCCGGCGGGCAGTTCGGCCAACGCGTATTTCAAAGTTTGCCAGGCGGAGCTCAGGCTTGAGCCATCGTTGTCATTATTCCCGTTCGGGCTGACGTAATGGGCAGTTTGCGCTGCCGCGGGTGCCGTGAAAAGGGCTAGAAAAAATAGGGGCAGTAAGCGGGGGAGGGTAGTAGACAGGTTGAAGGACATTCTTTGCATGATGAAGCGGTAGGTAAGGGGGCTTTAAACGGTAGTAAGTTACGGCGGCCGTAAGCCCCAGACTTTGATTTTGGGGCTATTTGTCAGGCAAAGGCCAGTGTCGGGATTTCTAAATACCTTGCCGGAGATGCGCAGTATCGTGGTCAAGGTGGAAAGAGCAGGCGTACGTTTTAGCCGCGAGATCGTGCTACCGTGGGCGGCTACGAACCTCCCCGCGGATGCCTTCCTCGTAGCTGGCCACGAAGAATTTTACTGGGAGTTGGAAATGCAATCGTTTGAAGCAAATACGCTATTTGTAAGCGTTCGGAGCCTCTCCGCAAACCCATTTGCTTACGATCCAGACCGGAAACCGCGGGGAGTGGTGACCGGACTCCACTTTAGCCCACTCCCTCGGGCTGACTTTTTGGCGCAATTATCCTTCTACCGATTAGCTGATTTGGAAGCTTATCTACAAGCAGCTGGCGAGCGAAGTACCGAACTACAAATGATAGTCCCCGATTTCAGTGAGTTTACCGAAGCTGATGCTTCCATTCCACTCAGCGGTTTCTTCGAAGACCGGCCCGTAAAGTTCCGGGTGAAGTTTATGGACCTCACCATCAAAACAGGGTACGCCCAAGGGGAAGCAAAATTTCCGGAAAGCGTCGATCCAATTCCCTTCACCATTGCCAACGATCACCTGGTGGCAGAATTTGACACCATCAAAGCCTTCTTCGTATCCCGCCTGCAACGCCAGACCATCCAAGTAAATGCCGTGCTTACCAATCGGCCGGCGGGGGTATGGCAGCTAGAAGGAGCCAGTTCTCCGCAGATCGACCGGATCGACGGCAGCATGATTGAAGTCTTCCGCACTCGCACTCTCCGCCAGATCATGGGTGGGGGGCTACCCAAAATTGTTGACAAGCAACTCTTTACGCCGGACGATATCTTCGGCTCGTTGGAAGACGAGGAGCTGGGGCGGGCCACCTTGCCCGATGATGCCCTGGACTTGCTCAACGCCATCCTGGCCAGCCAGGCCGTCCGCAACGCGAAGCAGCTTCACTTCCTGGCGGGAGAGCTCGGTGGGGTGGCCGAGAAACTGCGGTACGTCCTCACCCCTAAATTCGGATTCGTTTTCCGTGTGGAGGGGCGGGAGGCTAACCACTTCATCCTGGAGCTCCTAAACGACCACGCAACCTATATATGGTCGATCCCCAATACTTGGGGGACGCTGGCGGAAGAATACGCTGCCATTGAGCGGGAGTTAGCCAAAGTTGGTGCTATGGGCCGCAATCAGTACCGCCGCCTGTTGAGCTTTGAGCATTTGTTCTGGATCGTCGTCCACGAAAGCAGCGAGGGTGGGGTAGTGGATGGTTTCCCGCGTTGGCGAAACCGGTTGCTGGAGGGCTTGGGGTAGTTCGGGTCATTCTGAATGCTAGGCTTGGTCTCCCGTCCGATGGGTGTTGGTAGCGTTCCGCTTGGTCCTGTTTATTTCCTTTTTTTTGGCACCTGCGGCAGCGCCAGCTGATGATTTACGTTATGGCTATATGCTGTGTACTTCCTTCGAAAAGCGGGGCCAGAAAATATTCTGTTGTGTTTGCCAAATTCTGAAGAAGGACTATTGGGAAATCGCCAATGTGTCGTTCAGGGGGCAAGCACAGTGTTAAGGGAAGTATAAATCTTGTTGTAGATTTACAACAGCTTACTCCCGCAGTGCCTAGTCATCAAATTACTGCGCTCAGCGGTCAGATTTTATACACTAAACACAATTTCACTAGCCATACTATTCCTTCGCCATCCAGAGTCAATCGAGACCAAGTGGGTACTTAGAAGGTCTTTCCAAGCACATAACTAGTCATTTAGCTAAGCCCACGCCACACGGTGGCAGATCGCGCATTGAGCGCCTCGATCAGGGGCCATACAGAACACTTACTCACTATACTTAATCAAATTAAACCATTTAACATGAGACGATTTCTACTAGCCTTAGGGCTATTGTTCTCCGTCGTGGGCATTGCCACGGCACAAAAAACGGTTACCGGTACGGTGATCGACGAGGAGGGCGAGAGCCTGATCGGCGTCAGTATCCTGGTGAAGGGAACGACCACCGGCACGGTGACGGACCTAGACGGTGCTTACGCTGTTAGCGTACCTACTGGTGCGGAACAACTTATTTTTAGCTACACGGGCTACGGCACGCAGGAAGTGGCGATTGACAACCGCTCCGTAGTCAACGTAACCATGGCTTCCTCCGCTGAATTGCTCGACGAAGTCATCGTAACTGCTTACGGCGTAACCTCCAAAGAAGCCTTCGGTGGCTCCGCCGACGTGATTGGTGCTGAGGACCTCGAAGTTCGTAACGTTACTTCCGTCGTTTCCGCCCTGGAGGGTAAAGCAACGGGTGTACAGTTTACGTCTGGTACCGGCGGCCCCGGTTCCTCCCCCAACGTCTTTATTCGCGGTATCGGTACCCTGAACGGTAGCGCCCGCCCACTATACGTGGTGGATGGCGTCCAGTACGAAGGTGACCTGAGTACGATTAACCAGGAGGACATTGCTTCCCTGACAGTGCTTAAGGACGCTTCTTCTACTTCGCTTTATGGCTCCCGTGGTGCAAATGGTGTGATCCTGATCACGACCAAGCGTGGCTCCCGGAAGGGCACCCGCGTTTCCGCTTCCGTATCCCACGGTTTGATCTCCAACGCGATTCCTTTCTACGACGAAGTAACGCCCGGTGAGTACTACGAAACGATGTGGGAAGCCCTGCGTAACTCCAGCGCCGGTGGTGGTGACCCCCAGTTTGCCAGCGACAACATCTTCAACTCTCTGGGTTACAACCCCTTCAACGTACCTAACGACCAGATCGTAGGTACAGACGGTCAGTTGAACCCCAACGCGGAGGTGATTTACCAAAGCCTGGACTGGTACGATCAGCTCCAGCAGGACAACCCTACGCGGACGAACTACGCCCTGAACGTATCCAGCGGTGGTGAAGACCACAGCATCTTTTTCTCTACCTCCTACCTGGAGGAAGACAGTTACGTACGTACTTCCGAGTACGACCGCTTCACCAGCCGCGTGAATGCGGACTTTGACGCTACTGATTGGCTGACGATTGGTGGTAGTGCCAACGTCGTTCTTACCAATGCTGCTGGCCCCAGTTCTGCCGGTACCGGAAGCATCGTGAACCCCTTCGGTTTTGCGAAGAACATTGGTTCTATCTACCCAGTATTCGTGAATGACCGCGATGGTAATCTTGTCCGCGATGCTGGCGGAGACCCCATTTTTGACTCCGGCGAAGGCTTCTCTGAGTTCGGTGTCGGTTCCCGCCCGATCAACCAGGGCCGCCACGCGCTCCAGGAATTGCTGCTGAACGACGAGCGTGACCGGGACAACACTTACGGCTTCCGTTTCTACTCTGACTTGCACCTGCTTAAAGGTCTCAAACTGAGCCTGATCTACGGACGGGACATCAACGAGGGCCTCGAGAAAGAATACGAGAACGCCATCATTGGTGACGCTCAGCCTACCGGTCGCTACAGCGAGACGCGTTTCCGCCGCCAGACGATCAACTTCAACCAGATCCTGAACTACACGACTAGTTTCAGCGACGTGCACAACTTTGAAGTACTTCTGGGCCACGAATCATTCGACCGTACCTTCTCTTTTAACGACGTGCTGGCCATTGACCAGGTTGTGGAAGGTATCTTCGAATTTGACAACTTCGCTACGCCAGTATCTACTGGTGGTGCCACATCTCAGCGTACGCTGGAAGGTTACTTTGCCAAGTTGAACTACAACTACGCTAACAAGTACTACGCCAGCTTCTCGGCGCGCCGTGATGGTTCTTCCGTCCTGCTCGACAACCGTTGGGGCAACTTCTTTGCCGGTAGCCTTTCGTGGCGTTTGGATCAGGAGCAGTTCATTCAGGATATCTCCTGGATCAACCGCCTGAAGCTCCGTGGCTCTTACGGCCAGGTGGGTAACGATAACCTGAATGACTTCTTCCTTTCACGCGCTCTTTACGCGCTGTCGTCCAATGCCGGTAACCCCGGCCTGTTGTTCTCAGAGATCGGTAACGCCGGTCTGGTATGGGAATCAACGAATAGCTTCGACGTAGCCCTCGAGTTTACCATCCTGGATAACCTCCTGGACGGCTCGGTAGAATACTACAACCGGGAGACGTCCAACCTGCTCTACGATCTGCCGATTGCCCTTAGTAACGGTGCCAATGCTTTCCCCGGAAACGTAGGTGGTATTTTGAACTCCGGAGTTGAGGTCGGCCTACAAGCCAACCTGCTGCGCAAGGGCGACCTGCGCTGGTCCGTCAATACGACCCTGACTACGCTGCATAATGAGATCACGGACCTCCCCGAACCATTCGTAAATGGCTCCAAGCGTTGGGAAGAAGGCCGTTCACGTTACGATTACTACATCCTCCACACGGCGGGTGTTGACCCCGAGAACGGTGACCAGTTATTCCTCGTATTTGAATTGGACGAAGACGGCAACAGCGTTCCCGTACTCGAAGAAGACGGTACGCAGGCAGTAACTAACGACTGGCAGGCCACCGAGCGCGCGTACACCAACACGAGCTCACTTCCCGACCTGCTCGGTAGCGTTTCTACGAACCTGAACTACAAAGGCTTCGGTCTGAACATCCTGATGAACTACGGTATCGGTGGTGAGATCCTCGACTTTGGTTACTCGGCTATGATGCACTCCGGTAACTACGGAAGTAGCCTCCACCCCGATATCCTCAATGCCTGGCGTGCACCCGGTGACGTGACTGACGTCCCCCGCCTCGAGAATGGTAACAGCCCGAACCTCGTCCGAGCTTCTTCTACCCGCTTCCTGACGAGCGCCAGTTTCTGGGCCATCCGTAACGTTAACCTCAGCTATACCTTCGACCGCAGCGTAACAGACCGAATCGGTTTGGATGACCTTCGCGTTTCCCTGACCGGTGAAAACCTCTTCATCAGTTCCGAACGTAACGGTCTTAACCCACAGTTCAACCTTGCTGGTACACCTTCCGGTAACACTTTCAGCCCATCCCGCGTGATCTCCGTTGGGCTCAACGCTAACTTCTAAAACCAACATCAATGTTGTCTAATATAAAATATCCCTTTCTGCTCTTCACGGCGCTGATCTGCTTCTCGTGTGAGGAAGAGTTTCTTGATACTACCCCAACGGACGCCATTGCGTCTGAATCTGCTCTCGCTACCGAAGCGAATATCGAGCTGGTCCTCAACGGTATGCACCGTACGATGTACGCCCAGTCTCAGACGGTACTGCCCGGTGGTGACGATGCGGCCAGCACGGCGCGCGCTAACGATCACTACTGGGTACCGCTAGGTGATAACCTCGGTGGTGGTCTCATCCACAGTGCTGACGCTAACAACCTTGGATGGCGTACCATGGCTCAGTGGCTCGGCCACACGGATCAGACGTCGCTGACCAATCAGATCCACTGGTACCACCGGTACAATATCATCACCAACGCTAACTCCATCATCAACCGCATTGCGGAGGGTGACTTGCCAGTAACGCCGAACCTGAACCAGATCCTGGGCCAGGCACTGACCTATCGCGCCTTTGCATACCTGGACCTCGTGCAGCACTACGGTAAAGGTTACCTGATCGGTAACCCTTCTTCCGACCCCGGGGTACCCATTTTGTTCTCTTCCGAGTCTCCCTTTGAGAGTGCTCCCCGTTCTACGGTGCAGGAAGTTTACGACCAGGTAAATACGGACCTGGACGCGGCCATCGAAGTTTTCGGTGACGCGGCGGCTCGCCCTACCGGATCTGCCTTCCACAAGGCTAACCTGAACATTGACGTAGCCTGGGGACTGAAGGCACGAACTGCTCTCGCCTCCGGTGACTGGGCAACGGCTGCCGAAGCTGCTCGCAACGCACGTGCGGATTACCCCATCATGGGTGAAGGTGATTGGAAAGCTGGTTTCAACACGACGCTGCTTCCCGAAGTGATGTGGGGTAGCAACGTAATCACGACGGAGACGACCTTCTTCCGTTCTTACTTCTACCTGGCGTCTAACACCTTCAACGGTAGCCAGGTACGGAATAACCCGAAGATCGCCGACCGCCGCTTGGTGGACGCCATCCCCGAAACGGATTACCGTAAGGATGTCTTCCTGCCGGATGCGCCAAACAGCAACCTCTCCGCCGCTAATGGCATGGGTGGTTTCGCGAACAACACCAACCCACTCTACACCACACAAGAGGAATTTGATGCGGAGATTGCCCGCTTGGCTTCCGTGTGGGGTTGGACGAGCCGCCACAACACGCACCCCTACATGCACGTGAAACTGCGCCAGGTGATCCCCGGTGGCATCGCACCCGATGATATCATCTACATGCGTGCTTCCGAGATGTACCTGATCGAAGCGGAAGCCGAGGCCATGATGAATGACCTTTCCGGTGCCGTTGCTGCTCTCGCTCCCCTTGCCACCGAGCGTGACTCGGAGTGGGACGGTGATGACTTCGACGACAGCCAGGATGACTTCATCGAGCACATCAAGTTCCAGCGCGGCGTCGAGCTGTGGGGAGAAGGTTTCCTCTTCCAGGACAAGATCCGTTGGGATGATGGTATCGACCACAGCGCGGACGGTGGTTCCGGTGCTTCACAGACGCTTTACCAGAATGGTTACATCGTAGCCAAGCCTTCCGAAAACCCAGCCTGGGTATGGAAGATCCCCCAGCGGGAGATTGATGCCAACGACTTCATCACCCCCGCCGATCAGAACCCCTAGGGTTTTGGTAAATGCCTTGCCTCCTTTTCTTTAGAAGGCGAGTAGTAAAGCACCCCGGGCTTTCGACTTTGTCGGAGCCTGGGGTGTTTTCGTTTTGGGGCTATCTACCGCTAAAGCATGGTTTATATGTCAGATACTGATCTCTTCATTCTATATGGCTACGCGGCTGCTTTGATCGCCTTGGTGCTGGTGAGTTTTTACAAAGGGTGGCTTCACCACAAATACCTATACCTAAACGATGTGGATAGAGTGGAGCCTTTCGCCGCATCGTTTACTCCGTGGGGGTGGAGTTTGGGTAATCAGTTGTATATGTTGCCGGTTTTGCCGCGGAGGTCGCCCGTCGAAGGCAATAGTATGGAAGTTAGCCTTTATGGGCGGATCAAAACCGTAACCATCATATTGTTAGTCCTGTGGGTTATTGCCATTTCGCCGGCCTTGTTGATTTTATTTTAGAGAGAATCCGAATGAGGCCATTCACCTATCCATATTTAAGAAGCCTGTTGGCTCAGGGTCTTCCATTTTCCGCATTTCCCATCACCCCGCACCTGCGGCAGCGCCCGATGTAGCAAGCGAAAACGAAAGAAAAATCCAACTACCCGCAGCCGCAACTTCGGCACTGCTACTCCCCATTCTATCTTACCTTCGCCCTCCCAACGCAAAGCAATGAGCAACATGCCCGCACCGACTACCTACACCGCCGCCGACGTCGAATCAAAGTGGTACCAGCACTGGCTGGAGAAGAACTATTTCCACTCTACGCCCGATGAGCGCGAGCCCTTCACCATCGTCATCCCTCCGCCCAACGTGACCGGGGTACTGCACATGGGGCACATGCTGAACAACACGATTCAGGACATCCTGATCCGCAAGGCGCGGCTCGACGGGCGCAACGCCTGCTGGGTACCCGGTACCGACCACGCCTCCATTGCTACGGAAGCCAAGGTCGTCAAGAAACTACGGGAGCAGGGTATCAAGAAATCGAACCTGACGCGGGAGGAGTTCATGAAGCACGCCTTCGCCTGGAAGGAGGAATACGGCGGGATAATCCTCAAGCAACTGCAGGAACTCGGCGCCAGTTGCGACTGGGAACGAACTCGCTTTACGATGGAGCCGGAACTGTATAAGGCCGTCATCAAAGTCTTCGTCAACCTCCACAAAAAGGGGAAGCTCTACCGTGGGCTGCGCATGACGAACTGGGACCCCTCCGCCCAGACCGTTCTCTCCAACGAAGAGGTTATTCATACCGAGGAAAACAAGAACCTCTACCACGTTCGCTACAAGGTGGCGGGGACGGACGATGAATACATCACCATCGCCACCAGCCGGCCCGAGACGATCATGGCCGATACGGCCCTCGCCGTTAACCCGAAGGACGAGCGCTACACCAAGTACCACGGCCGCAAGGTCATCGTCCCCATCGTCAATCGGGAGATTCCCATCATTGTGGACGATTACGTCGCCCTCGATTTCGGTACCGGCGCCCTCAAGGTTACGCCGGCCCACGACATGAATGACAATGCCCTCGGCGAGAAGTACGGGCTGGAGGTCATCGATCTCCTTAACCCGGACGGGACCCTGAACGAGAACGCCCAGGTTTGCGTCGGGATGGACCGCGACGAGGCCCGCGTCGAGATCGTCAAAATGCTCAAGAAGAGTGGGGACCTGCTGGAAACCAAGCAGTACCGCACCTCCGTTGGCCGGAGTGAACGGACGAATGCCGTCGTCGAGCCCCGCCTGACGCTGCAGTGGTTCCTCAAGATGGAAGGCATGGCGGCTACGGCCCTTCACGCAGTTGAATCCGGTGAGGTCAAGTTCCACCCGGAGAATATGGTCAATATGTACCGGTCCTGGCTCAAGCCGGAGAACGTTCGCGACTGGTGCGTCAGCCGCCAACTCTGGTGGGGGCAGCGCATCCCCGCCTGGTACTGGAACGACGAGGTTTTCGTCGCCGAAACCGCCGAGGAAGCCCTGGCCGAAGCCCAGCGCAAACACGCTACGGCCGACATCAAAATGGAAGACCTGCAGCAGGATGAGGACGTCCTTGACACCTGGTTCTCCAGCTGGCTCTGGCCGATGTCCGTTTTCGACGGCTTCAAGGATACCAAGGAATTGGAGTACTACTACCCGACGAGCGACCTCGTTACGGGTTGGGATATCATGTTCTTCTGGGTCGCCCGTATGGTGATGGCCGGCTACGAATTCAGTGAAGAATTGTTGCCAAAGGATCTCATTGAGCAGAAGGGAAAGATGCCCTTTAAGAACGTCTACTTCACGGGGATGGTCCGGGATGAGAAGCGCAAGAAGATGTCAAAGTCTTTGGGTAACAGCCCGGATGCGCTCGAGTTGCTCAAAGCATACGGCGCGGATGGCGTCCGTTTTGGGATGATGCGCTCAGCCGCTGCGGGTAACGACATTGTCTTCGATGCCCCTGTTTATTCTAACGATCCAGCCAAGAAGAACACCTCCGAACTTTGCAACCAGGGTAAGAAGTTCTGTAATAAGATCTTCAACGCCAATCGCCTCATCCAGAGTTTTGAGCAGGTGGATCGTGCGCCCGACCCCGTCACCGTCCTCGCTGGCGAATGGCTCAACGCCAAGTTGAACCAGACGATTACTGAAGTCGATCGCCTCCTCGGTGAATACCGCATCAGTGAAGCCCTGGCTACGCTCTATAACTTCATCTGGGGCGATTTCTGCTCCTGGTACCTCGAGGCCATCAAGCCCGCCGACGGTAAACTGAGCAACGAGACCTATGAGCTAACCATCAGCGCTTTCGAGCGGATGATGACCTTGCTGCACCCCTTCATGCCCTTCATCACCGAAGAGGTTTGGCACCAACTGCGCGAGCGCGGCGAAGGGGATGATTGCGTCGTCAGTACCTGGCCCACAGCGGGGGCGTACGACGAGCAGGTCATCAAAGACTTCACGCAATTGCAGGACATCATCTCCAGCATGCGCGACATCCGTAACCAACGGGGCGTCAACCAGCGTGAGCAACTCGCCCTTTTCGTTCAGCGCAGCGAAGCCACGGAAACGTTACTGGGCGCTGTCGCGGGTGCCAAGGAGTTTTTGCAAAAGAGCGGTGTACTAGAAAGCGTTGCCCTGACGGACGAATCACCCGATAACGCCTTACCCTTCCTCGTTGGAAACGATAAAGGGTACCTCGTGCTCAACGAAACGATCGACCTCGAAGGCGAACGGGCCAAGATCAACGAAGAGATTGCCCGGTTGGAGAAGCAGGTTGCCGGCGTTACGAAAAAGCTTAGCAACGAACGCTTCGTGAATAATGCCCCGGAAGCCGTCGTCGCTTTGGAGAAGAAGAAATTGGCGGATTGGTCGGCCAAGATTGAGTCGTTGCGGGCGATGGTGTAATAGTTTCAGGTATGACACGAGCAGAACAAAAAGAATACGCCCAGGAATTTGCCCAACTGCTTCAGGGAGGAGCAAGCTGGCAGGATTGGCAAGACGTTGCCGAATCCAAAGGACTGTATTCCCGCGATATTGGTACGATCGCCGGAGATGTACTTTTCTACGTAAAGCAACCCTACGAAGAGGAGCTAGCTAATGCCGTCAAAGAGAACATCGAATTGGAAAATACGGACCTTCATCCCGCGGTCTACCAACGGATTATTGACGACGAAAGAGAACGCTTTCGGCGTAGGACTGTCACGAAAATGAGTGCTGATCTTTCCGCTGGCGTTGTGCACGCAGATGCCCTGCGGTATACCTACGATCATCCGTTACTGACGGAGGAGGATTACAAACGAGCTCTGCGGAGAGCGAACGGGCAACGCGAGGGTGGGCCGCCGGAGAGTAAATCTGCATACCTGACCAGAGCACTGATTTTTGCCGGGATTGGCATCATCCTCATGCTTTCCTTCGGCGGCTTTTCTGGCTTTATTTCTCTTGGCTACGGTATCTATAACTTTTACAAGTACTCCCAGGTGATTGACTGATTACCCCTCGGCCGAACCTGCTTTCCGCAGCAAACTACTTCGGTGAGGACTCCTCACTAACCAAATGACTCGACCTAGAAGTGCCGTGGAGTCCTTACTGGCGTCCCCCGCCATCCCCCTACCTTTGCACCCGCGGCAGCGCCAGATCATAGTTACTGGATTCCATCAGGGCACCTGAAACTTTTTTAAAAAAAGTTTGCGCAGCCACGCAGCCTTCTACCCCGCACCGTGGTAAGGGGGGTATTAGGAATCATCAAAACGATAGTCGACGGCCGCATGCCCGCTAACTACGACCAACATTTACCGGCCATACTGAATGGTTGCCTCAAAGGGCAGCGCAGTAGCCAGCACGATCTGTACAAACTCTACTACGGGTACGGTATGAGCGTTGCGATCCGGTACGTGGAGGAAGAAGCGGAGGCGCTGTCGATTGTCAATGATTCCTTCATGAAAGTGTACAAGAACCTCAAGAAATATGATCGCACGCAGCCATACAAACCCTGGTTTCGCAAGATCATCGTCAACACCGCCATCAACCAGTTGAAGCGGCAGAAAAAATACGGTATGGAGACGGGAATGGACGAAGCCGGTGACCTCGCGGACCGCGAAAATATCCTCAGCCAGATTGGCTACCAGGAACTCATTACCCTCGTGCAATCCCTCAGCGCTTCCTACCGCGCAGTATTTAATATGTACGTCATTGACGGTTTCCGCCACGAGGAGATCGCCAAAACTTTAGGTATTTCGGTCTCTACCTCCAAATCAAACCTCGTTCGCGCCCGACGCAAGTTGCGCGAGCTACTTCAACAACAACTCTCCACAACAAATGCCTGAACTAAACGACCGACAGACGGACGAGCTGTTCCAGGTAGGCGCCGAGCGCCACGGCTTCGAATACAACGACGCCGCCTGGAACCAGATGGAAGCCCTCCTCGAAGCCGACGCCAGCCTCACCCGCTGGAAGTGGGCCGCGGGCATTGCCGGTAGCGTCCTCGCTTTGGCCGTAGCCGCCTGGCTATTGCTCCCGGCATCCAACACTGCTAACATTGTTGCCTCTGACACTTTTACGGAGGTTTCCATTCCAACCCCAGGTTCATCCGCCGCCCCTACAACTACTGCCAAGCTGAACGAAGCTACTTCCACTCAGCTCAATGCAAGCTCATTACCCAATCAAGACCAGCGGTCGACGCAAGCGTCTGTGGCCACTACCTCAGATCGCCAAGCCGCCGAAAACACCGCCTCACTTTCATCTCCTGCATCCACGAACGAGCTAACCGGTTCATTCCAAGATAATTTGGGCGCTGCCGCAGGTGCCGGGCAATTGGATGGGGATACCCCACTACAAAATGGTGACATAACGAATAAAGCGGACCTGGATTCCGAAGGGATAGCCAATTCGGGAATTGGTGGGGTCACCACCGGAACTAGTAATACCGTTGCTAATACCCCAACTTCAGCTAATGACGGTAGCAGCTCCGCTTTGGCCCTGATCCCACCAGCAGAACTGTTGGGTGTGCAGATTAGTGATGGCAGCCCCGCTTTAGATCGGGAAGTGACTCCCGTGCAGTCAGCGCAGGCCGACTTTACCGCGGCACCAGGCGCCGGCTACCTCTCCGCAACCGTCGGCGGTGGCATCATTTTGGGGCAGGCGGGTTCCGATCCATTTAAGGAAGCCCGGCCGCGCTTTGGTGCGAGTCTGGAGTACCACGTATCCAACAAATTTTCTCTCGGCGTAGGTGCCTTCTACAATAAGGTGAGCTACCTGACGGAAGAGAAAAACTTCTCTACTAAAGATGAATTTTGGGATCTAAACGATGGCCTTCGCCCGAACGAAATCCGCGGTGAAT carries:
- a CDS encoding SusC/RagA family TonB-linked outer membrane protein produces the protein MRRFLLALGLLFSVVGIATAQKTVTGTVIDEEGESLIGVSILVKGTTTGTVTDLDGAYAVSVPTGAEQLIFSYTGYGTQEVAIDNRSVVNVTMASSAELLDEVIVTAYGVTSKEAFGGSADVIGAEDLEVRNVTSVVSALEGKATGVQFTSGTGGPGSSPNVFIRGIGTLNGSARPLYVVDGVQYEGDLSTINQEDIASLTVLKDASSTSLYGSRGANGVILITTKRGSRKGTRVSASVSHGLISNAIPFYDEVTPGEYYETMWEALRNSSAGGGDPQFASDNIFNSLGYNPFNVPNDQIVGTDGQLNPNAEVIYQSLDWYDQLQQDNPTRTNYALNVSSGGEDHSIFFSTSYLEEDSYVRTSEYDRFTSRVNADFDATDWLTIGGSANVVLTNAAGPSSAGTGSIVNPFGFAKNIGSIYPVFVNDRDGNLVRDAGGDPIFDSGEGFSEFGVGSRPINQGRHALQELLLNDERDRDNTYGFRFYSDLHLLKGLKLSLIYGRDINEGLEKEYENAIIGDAQPTGRYSETRFRRQTINFNQILNYTTSFSDVHNFEVLLGHESFDRTFSFNDVLAIDQVVEGIFEFDNFATPVSTGGATSQRTLEGYFAKLNYNYANKYYASFSARRDGSSVLLDNRWGNFFAGSLSWRLDQEQFIQDISWINRLKLRGSYGQVGNDNLNDFFLSRALYALSSNAGNPGLLFSEIGNAGLVWESTNSFDVALEFTILDNLLDGSVEYYNRETSNLLYDLPIALSNGANAFPGNVGGILNSGVEVGLQANLLRKGDLRWSVNTTLTTLHNEITDLPEPFVNGSKRWEEGRSRYDYYILHTAGVDPENGDQLFLVFELDEDGNSVPVLEEDGTQAVTNDWQATERAYTNTSSLPDLLGSVSTNLNYKGFGLNILMNYGIGGEILDFGYSAMMHSGNYGSSLHPDILNAWRAPGDVTDVPRLENGNSPNLVRASSTRFLTSASFWAIRNVNLSYTFDRSVTDRIGLDDLRVSLTGENLFISSERNGLNPQFNLAGTPSGNTFSPSRVISVGLNANF
- a CDS encoding RagB/SusD family nutrient uptake outer membrane protein, whose amino-acid sequence is MLSNIKYPFLLFTALICFSCEEEFLDTTPTDAIASESALATEANIELVLNGMHRTMYAQSQTVLPGGDDAASTARANDHYWVPLGDNLGGGLIHSADANNLGWRTMAQWLGHTDQTSLTNQIHWYHRYNIITNANSIINRIAEGDLPVTPNLNQILGQALTYRAFAYLDLVQHYGKGYLIGNPSSDPGVPILFSSESPFESAPRSTVQEVYDQVNTDLDAAIEVFGDAAARPTGSAFHKANLNIDVAWGLKARTALASGDWATAAEAARNARADYPIMGEGDWKAGFNTTLLPEVMWGSNVITTETTFFRSYFYLASNTFNGSQVRNNPKIADRRLVDAIPETDYRKDVFLPDAPNSNLSAANGMGGFANNTNPLYTTQEEFDAEIARLASVWGWTSRHNTHPYMHVKLRQVIPGGIAPDDIIYMRASEMYLIEAEAEAMMNDLSGAVAALAPLATERDSEWDGDDFDDSQDDFIEHIKFQRGVELWGEGFLFQDKIRWDDGIDHSADGGSGASQTLYQNGYIVAKPSENPAWVWKIPQREIDANDFITPADQNP
- a CDS encoding valine--tRNA ligase, translating into MPAPTTYTAADVESKWYQHWLEKNYFHSTPDEREPFTIVIPPPNVTGVLHMGHMLNNTIQDILIRKARLDGRNACWVPGTDHASIATEAKVVKKLREQGIKKSNLTREEFMKHAFAWKEEYGGIILKQLQELGASCDWERTRFTMEPELYKAVIKVFVNLHKKGKLYRGLRMTNWDPSAQTVLSNEEVIHTEENKNLYHVRYKVAGTDDEYITIATSRPETIMADTALAVNPKDERYTKYHGRKVIVPIVNREIPIIVDDYVALDFGTGALKVTPAHDMNDNALGEKYGLEVIDLLNPDGTLNENAQVCVGMDRDEARVEIVKMLKKSGDLLETKQYRTSVGRSERTNAVVEPRLTLQWFLKMEGMAATALHAVESGEVKFHPENMVNMYRSWLKPENVRDWCVSRQLWWGQRIPAWYWNDEVFVAETAEEALAEAQRKHATADIKMEDLQQDEDVLDTWFSSWLWPMSVFDGFKDTKELEYYYPTSDLVTGWDIMFFWVARMVMAGYEFSEELLPKDLIEQKGKMPFKNVYFTGMVRDEKRKKMSKSLGNSPDALELLKAYGADGVRFGMMRSAAAGNDIVFDAPVYSNDPAKKNTSELCNQGKKFCNKIFNANRLIQSFEQVDRAPDPVTVLAGEWLNAKLNQTITEVDRLLGEYRISEALATLYNFIWGDFCSWYLEAIKPADGKLSNETYELTISAFERMMTLLHPFMPFITEEVWHQLRERGEGDDCVVSTWPTAGAYDEQVIKDFTQLQDIISSMRDIRNQRGVNQREQLALFVQRSEATETLLGAVAGAKEFLQKSGVLESVALTDESPDNALPFLVGNDKGYLVLNETIDLEGERAKINEEIARLEKQVAGVTKKLSNERFVNNAPEAVVALEKKKLADWSAKIESLRAMV
- a CDS encoding RNA polymerase sigma factor; this translates as MPANYDQHLPAILNGCLKGQRSSQHDLYKLYYGYGMSVAIRYVEEEAEALSIVNDSFMKVYKNLKKYDRTQPYKPWFRKIIVNTAINQLKRQKKYGMETGMDEAGDLADRENILSQIGYQELITLVQSLSASYRAVFNMYVIDGFRHEEIAKTLGISVSTSKSNLVRARRKLRELLQQQLSTTNA